A part of Olleya sp. Bg11-27 genomic DNA contains:
- a CDS encoding tetratricopeptide repeat protein, protein MRNILITLITLSFLNCKSDSEKTISKQSKDTTIFYKNQYDKGWMKDSIASVTFDLASDQYVKGNFEKAKKLYQKANKIEPNNNIILNALGIISADLKNLNECIMYFEKSLKIDSTNTSTYMNFGTAYNKLLKFDKSIEVLKKGLNFEDIQERKGYFYYNLANSYYKKEDYKVSSEFSNKALKIVKEPAVREDIIELQNILLKLSN, encoded by the coding sequence ATGAGGAACATACTAATAACATTGATAACCTTATCTTTTCTAAATTGTAAATCAGATTCTGAAAAGACTATTTCAAAACAATCGAAAGACACAACGATATTTTATAAAAATCAATATGACAAAGGTTGGATGAAAGACTCAATTGCTTCAGTCACTTTTGACCTAGCTTCTGACCAATACGTGAAAGGAAACTTTGAAAAAGCGAAAAAACTGTATCAAAAAGCAAATAAGATTGAACCAAATAATAATATTATTCTTAATGCTTTAGGTATTATTTCAGCAGATTTAAAAAATTTAAATGAATGTATTATGTATTTCGAAAAATCATTAAAAATTGATAGCACAAATACTTCGACCTATATGAACTTCGGAACTGCGTACAATAAACTTTTAAAATTTGACAAGTCAATTGAAGTTTTAAAAAAGGGACTCAATTTTGAAGACATACAAGAAAGAAAGGGATATTTTTATTACAATTTAGCAAACTCATATTATAAAAAAGAAGATTATAAAGTATCCTCTGAATTCTCTAATAAAGCACTGAAAATTGTAAAAGAGCCTGCTGTTAGAGAAGACATTATTGAATTGCAGAATATTTTATTAAAATTAAGTAACTAA
- a CDS encoding LysR family transcriptional regulator, which yields MVNLEWYRTFKEIYENGTLTKASIALYASQPGVSVHLNALESYVGKKLFERTSRKMIPTEDGKFLYEYIIESLKKLEVAEQHFKKTTQEKNPSLNIGMCSEMFQLIIEPEIPKLDFDLVARFGAHTDLIKDLNNGILDLVITPKKQNEKKSLVEYIKFSKERIVLIAGNKTDTTKIQNHIKSNNLSNLEDELLQNVWYSSSNEMEHFRRFWFENFNKKPAFKPNYILPNITSIIRCLNNGNGLALVPDFLCQEQILRNEINLVWEGKVKTENTLYFASRTDLKYKKELDTIRNIFTSKMK from the coding sequence ATGGTGAATTTAGAATGGTACAGAACATTTAAAGAAATATATGAAAACGGAACTTTAACTAAAGCTTCTATTGCTTTATATGCGTCACAGCCTGGAGTTAGTGTACACTTAAATGCCTTAGAATCTTATGTTGGTAAAAAACTATTTGAACGTACTTCGAGAAAAATGATTCCAACAGAGGATGGGAAATTTTTATACGAATATATTATTGAATCTTTAAAAAAACTTGAAGTTGCAGAACAGCATTTTAAAAAAACAACTCAAGAAAAAAATCCATCTCTAAACATTGGAATGTGTTCAGAAATGTTCCAACTAATTATTGAGCCTGAAATCCCCAAATTAGACTTTGACCTAGTAGCTAGATTTGGAGCTCATACAGATTTAATAAAAGACCTAAACAATGGTATTTTAGATTTAGTAATAACACCTAAAAAACAGAATGAAAAAAAATCATTAGTTGAGTATATTAAGTTTTCAAAAGAAAGAATCGTTTTAATAGCAGGAAACAAAACAGATACAACTAAAATACAAAACCACATTAAATCGAATAATTTAAGTAATTTAGAGGACGAACTGCTTCAAAATGTTTGGTATAGTTCATCAAACGAAATGGAACATTTTAGACGTTTTTGGTTTGAGAATTTTAATAAGAAACCTGCTTTTAAACCCAACTATATTTTACCAAATATTACTTCTATTATTAGATGTTTAAACAATGGAAACGGACTTGCATTAGTTCCAGATTTTTTATGTCAAGAACAAATTTTAAGAAACGAAATAAATTTAGTTTGGGAAGGAAAAGTAAAAACGGAAAACACCTTATATTTTGCATCAAGAACAGATTTGAAATACAAAAAGGAATTAGATACAATTAGGAATATATTTACATCAAAAATGAAATAA
- a CDS encoding DUF4041 domain-containing protein translates to MTLGLIITILALGIALFIVLNQCKKTKAKLNSEIENKNSEISIKIDENNKLNSDLERFSGIVSIEKEIEAKNKEFSEIQANAIELNDKYVNAKSIFKELEKDIKLYQNDLEFVELGIYEPIFDLESSEKYKEIITQIVTKQKQLIKDGNACVCNTEWTVGNSRKQGEIMTRRYINLTLRAFNGECDSLISKVRWNNVKRFEERITKAFIAINKLGKSNNTFITDKYLKLKLDELHLVYELAHKKYQEKEEARAIREEQREEERAQREFEKARKDAEMEEKRFQKALERAKKDLGLVSGEKLEELNSQIAELEQNLKDAHEAKERAISRAQETKSGHVYIISNLGSFGENVYKIGMTRRLEPMDRVKELGDASVPFTFDLHAMIFSENAPELENLLHKEFDDRRINKVNYRKEYFRVTLDEIEQVIINKYDKEVDFIKTIEAQQFRETKSIIKQLQQAKDEQAESEIKKYPDSLF, encoded by the coding sequence ATGACATTAGGATTGATAATCACAATTTTAGCTTTAGGAATTGCACTATTTATTGTCCTAAATCAATGCAAAAAGACGAAAGCCAAATTAAACTCAGAAATCGAAAATAAGAATTCAGAAATCTCTATAAAGATTGACGAAAACAACAAACTGAATTCTGATTTAGAAAGGTTTAGCGGAATCGTATCAATTGAAAAGGAAATTGAAGCAAAGAATAAAGAATTTTCCGAAATCCAAGCAAATGCAATTGAATTAAATGACAAATATGTTAATGCAAAATCAATATTTAAAGAATTAGAGAAAGATATTAAACTTTACCAAAATGATTTAGAATTTGTTGAACTCGGAATTTATGAGCCGATTTTTGATTTAGAATCTTCAGAAAAATATAAAGAAATAATTACACAAATTGTTACAAAACAAAAACAACTTATAAAAGACGGAAATGCTTGTGTATGTAATACTGAATGGACTGTTGGAAATAGCCGAAAACAAGGCGAAATAATGACAAGAAGGTATATTAATTTGACTTTAAGAGCATTTAATGGAGAATGTGACTCATTAATTTCAAAAGTGCGCTGGAATAATGTAAAGCGCTTTGAAGAGCGAATTACAAAAGCTTTTATTGCAATTAACAAGCTTGGTAAATCTAACAACACTTTTATAACTGATAAATACCTAAAACTAAAATTGGACGAACTTCATTTAGTTTATGAATTAGCCCATAAAAAATACCAAGAAAAAGAAGAAGCACGAGCTATTAGAGAAGAGCAAAGAGAAGAAGAAAGAGCGCAAAGAGAATTTGAAAAAGCAAGAAAAGATGCGGAAATGGAAGAAAAACGTTTCCAAAAAGCGTTAGAACGTGCTAAAAAGGATTTAGGTTTAGTTAGCGGAGAAAAGTTAGAAGAGTTAAATTCTCAAATAGCTGAATTGGAACAAAATTTAAAAGATGCTCACGAAGCAAAAGAAAGAGCGATTTCAAGAGCACAAGAGACAAAATCTGGACACGTTTATATAATCTCAAATCTTGGTTCATTTGGAGAAAACGTATATAAAATAGGGATGACACGTAGACTTGAACCAATGGACAGAGTAAAAGAATTAGGAGATGCTTCTGTACCATTCACCTTTGATTTACACGCAATGATTTTTTCGGAAAACGCACCAGAATTAGAAAACCTGTTGCATAAAGAATTTGATGATAGACGTATCAATAAAGTAAATTATAGAAAAGAATATTTTAGAGTAACATTAGACGAAATCGAACAAGTTATCATTAACAAATATGACAAAGAAGTCGATTTTATAAAAACTATAGAAGCTCAACAATTCAGAGAAACAAAATCAATTATAAAACAATTACAACAAGCAAAAGACGAACAAGCGGAAAGTGAAATTAAGAAATATCCTGACAGTTTGTTCTGA
- a CDS encoding NAD(P)H-dependent oxidoreductase: MKNIFIINGSHPFAHSGGKFNETLFNNTISYFDTLEEFEVKFTQVGENYNVKEEVEKFKWADIVIYHTPIWWFQIPFGFKKYIDEVFTEGHQNGIYASDGRSRKNPNINYGTGGLMHGKKYILTTSWNAPKTAFTLENEFFNQKSVDEGVMFGFHRMNAFTGMELLATHHFHDMEKNADVPFELNNYSTFLNDLIINL, translated from the coding sequence ATGAAAAATATATTTATAATTAATGGAAGTCATCCATTTGCGCATTCTGGTGGAAAATTTAACGAAACACTTTTCAATAATACTATTTCCTATTTTGATACGCTTGAAGAATTTGAAGTGAAGTTTACTCAAGTAGGTGAAAATTATAACGTAAAAGAAGAAGTTGAAAAATTTAAGTGGGCAGATATAGTGATTTATCATACTCCAATTTGGTGGTTCCAAATCCCTTTTGGATTTAAAAAATATATAGATGAAGTTTTTACGGAAGGTCATCAAAATGGAATTTATGCAAGTGATGGAAGAAGTAGAAAAAATCCAAACATCAATTATGGGACTGGTGGTTTAATGCACGGAAAAAAATATATATTGACTACAAGTTGGAATGCACCTAAAACCGCATTTACTTTAGAAAATGAATTTTTTAATCAAAAAAGTGTAGATGAAGGTGTTATGTTTGGGTTTCACAGAATGAATGCTTTTACAGGAATGGAATTATTAGCAACACACCATTTTCACGATATGGAAAAAAATGCTGATGTTCCTTTTGAGTTGAATAATTACAGTACTTTTTTAAATGATTTAATAATTAATTTGTAA
- a CDS encoding ATP-binding protein, translating to MPDTPPQNIEKANVLLTKAYAQRSLDLQESILLAKAALQISRDLDNKYVIARSLNQLGLYSMIISDYNDASKYAKEALSIFKSIGDQNGVADSKYTIGSIHYKTDNYHQGLIYLIEAMRIYKKRGDYRNQSKVGKAIGTAYEYIGDQSNAFKSYKDAIKNARKVGCINLESNVYNNLSGLLLKKNKTRCALRMIEHSIALKKQSGDTRGYGFALYGRGKIHFALGDNKNAEADFLAAIATYNKVVEITGACMAYNKLGKLHYKADDLKKAELTIIKGLNLSTSYNISITKIKGYHQLYLIYKKGNQIIKAFKYLELYLGEKEVMMNTQTQQVMENYNLINKTNELENDALLQKEKQKSIDKKNQDDLKAVKLKQEFLSVMSHEIRTPLNAMTTIISILEDQVFGENKKLLNSLEFASNNLISIVNDVLDFSKLDSKKTALELDNTPFNTFCNNITNLHINLAHSKGLKLTLNNNIPIPQNYLVDQTKFTQIISNLIGNAIKFTQKGSISFNLTLEKQTPKHDTILISIVDTGEGISKKDLAEIFNSFAQIKPVMTRKQGGTGLGLAIVKKLVKLHNSEIQVKSKLQEGSEFFFYIKLEKAAPIISKIKPELHLLKDKVILLVEDTMMNAILITKVLSKWGVKTDHAINGKVAVDYSKKTKYDFILMDLHMPEMNGIDATKLIVKKDNLNSTTPIFAITADVMTTKNNKTHSDLFADVLWKPIEFEKLYLALSNADQTRL from the coding sequence ATGCCTGATACGCCTCCTCAAAACATAGAAAAAGCTAATGTGTTACTTACAAAAGCTTATGCGCAGCGCTCATTAGATTTACAAGAGAGTATCTTACTTGCCAAAGCCGCCTTACAAATTAGTAGAGACCTTGACAACAAATACGTAATAGCGCGTAGCTTAAATCAACTAGGTCTGTATTCCATGATTATTAGCGATTATAACGACGCTAGTAAGTATGCCAAAGAAGCACTGTCTATTTTTAAGTCCATTGGCGACCAAAATGGTGTTGCAGATTCCAAATACACCATTGGTAGTATACATTACAAAACCGATAACTATCACCAAGGTTTAATTTATTTGATTGAAGCCATGCGTATTTACAAAAAGCGTGGCGATTATAGAAATCAATCCAAAGTAGGAAAAGCAATTGGTACTGCTTACGAGTATATTGGCGATCAGTCCAATGCGTTTAAATCTTACAAAGACGCTATAAAAAATGCTAGAAAAGTAGGTTGTATAAATCTAGAATCTAATGTCTACAATAATCTATCTGGTTTATTACTAAAAAAGAATAAAACCAGATGTGCCCTACGTATGATAGAGCACTCTATTGCATTAAAAAAACAATCTGGAGATACTAGAGGGTATGGATTTGCACTATATGGACGAGGTAAAATACATTTTGCTTTGGGTGATAATAAAAACGCTGAAGCAGATTTTTTAGCAGCCATTGCGACTTACAATAAAGTCGTCGAAATAACAGGCGCCTGTATGGCCTACAATAAATTAGGTAAACTACACTATAAAGCAGACGACCTAAAAAAAGCAGAACTAACAATAATTAAGGGTTTAAACCTCTCTACTTCTTACAATATTTCGATAACAAAAATAAAAGGATACCATCAATTATATCTTATTTACAAAAAAGGAAATCAAATCATTAAAGCCTTTAAATATCTAGAGTTATACCTAGGAGAAAAGGAAGTCATGATGAATACCCAAACACAACAAGTTATGGAAAACTATAACTTGATAAATAAAACTAACGAATTAGAAAACGACGCTTTACTTCAAAAGGAGAAACAAAAAAGCATTGATAAAAAAAATCAAGACGACTTAAAAGCTGTCAAATTAAAGCAAGAATTTTTATCGGTTATGAGTCATGAGATACGGACGCCATTAAATGCCATGACCACTATTATTTCCATTTTGGAAGACCAAGTCTTCGGCGAAAACAAAAAGCTATTAAACAGTCTGGAATTTGCCTCTAATAACTTAATTAGTATTGTCAATGACGTTTTAGATTTCTCTAAATTAGACTCTAAAAAAACGGCATTAGAGCTTGACAACACCCCTTTTAATACCTTTTGTAATAACATTACAAACTTACACATCAATTTAGCACACTCTAAAGGCTTAAAATTGACCTTAAATAACAACATACCAATACCCCAAAATTACCTTGTAGACCAAACTAAGTTTACTCAGATAATTAGTAATCTTATTGGAAACGCTATTAAATTCACTCAAAAAGGAAGCATCTCCTTTAATCTAACATTAGAGAAGCAAACCCCAAAACACGATACCATTTTAATTAGTATTGTAGACACTGGAGAAGGAATTTCTAAAAAAGATTTAGCCGAAATATTTAATAGTTTTGCGCAAATAAAACCAGTAATGACCAGAAAACAAGGTGGCACTGGATTAGGATTAGCTATTGTTAAAAAATTAGTCAAATTACATAATAGCGAAATACAAGTAAAAAGCAAATTACAAGAAGGCTCTGAGTTTTTCTTCTACATAAAGTTAGAAAAAGCAGCGCCAATTATTAGTAAAATCAAACCTGAATTACATTTATTAAAAGACAAAGTGATACTATTAGTCGAAGACACCATGATGAATGCCATTCTTATTACAAAGGTATTATCTAAATGGGGTGTCAAAACAGACCATGCTATTAATGGTAAAGTTGCGGTAGACTATTCAAAAAAGACAAAGTATGACTTTATTTTGATGGACTTACATATGCCGGAAATGAATGGTATTGACGCCACCAAGTTAATTGTCAAAAAAGACAATTTAAATAGTACCACGCCAATATTTGCGATTACAGCAGATGTTATGACTACTAAAAATAATAAAACACATTCTGATTTATTTGCAGATGTCCTTTGGAAACCTATCGAATTTGAGAAGTTATACCTAGCTTTATCCAATGCAGACCAGACGAGGTTATAA
- a CDS encoding lipocalin family protein yields MKTITLLLIAALTLVSCDNDDDSNTPTSETTIIGTWQLTHVYMDPGDGSGDFTSVTSSKTLTFDADGTVSSNTDMCTVASQTTSPTTGTYTTDGEINVDQCQNITLDFQLEQNTLIVYFPCIEACVEKYERL; encoded by the coding sequence ATGAAAACGATAACCTTATTATTAATTGCAGCATTGACCTTGGTCAGTTGTGATAACGACGATGACTCCAACACGCCAACATCAGAAACGACCATTATCGGAACATGGCAATTAACACATGTTTATATGGATCCAGGAGATGGTAGTGGTGACTTTACATCCGTAACAAGCAGTAAAACGTTAACTTTTGATGCAGACGGAACCGTTAGCAGTAACACAGATATGTGTACAGTAGCAAGTCAAACAACAAGTCCAACTACAGGAACCTACACCACAGATGGTGAAATTAACGTCGACCAATGTCAAAATATTACTTTGGATTTTCAGTTGGAACAAAACACCCTTATTGTTTACTTTCCATGTATCGAGGCTTGCGTAGAAAAATATGAGCGTCTATAA
- a CDS encoding pyruvate carboxylase, whose protein sequence is MKIKKILVANRGEIAIRVLRACTELNIATVAIYTYEDRYSQHRNKADESYQIGDDNQPLKPYLDMDGIIDLAKSKQVDAIHPGYGFLSENSEFARRCAKKGIIFIGPDPEVMDALGDKITAKKIAAQCQVPIIESNTKALTSLKVAISQAESIGYPLMLKAASGGGGRGMRIIRSAEDLETNFDSARNESLNAFGDDTMFLEKYVENPKHIEVQIVADRHGNIRHLFERDCSVQRRHQKVVEIAPSFNVSTKVKEALYKYAVAIATKVSYNNIGTVEFLVDQEDNIYFIEVNPRIQVEHTVTEMVTGIDLVKTQIFIAGGYKLSSEQIKIYGQETLATYGFALQCRLTTEDPENNFTPDYGNVTTYRSASGMGIRLDAGSIYQGYQVSPFFDSMLVKVSSHGRTLDGATRKMVRALKEFRIRGVKTNIHFLQNVIQHPTFKNGKVTVNFIQNTPALFKIKLPQDRTSKVVKFLAEVIVNGNSDVKNIDDNKVFRTPKVPKFSLADPYPKGTKDLLTELGPEQFCAWLKDEKKIHFTDTTMRDAHQSLLATRMRTFDMLKVAESFAKNHPNTFSMEVWGGATFDVCLRFLHESPWTRLRELRKAVPNILFQMLLRGSNGVGYKAYPDNLIEKFVEKSWENGVDIFRIFDSLNWVKAMEPSISYVRNKTGGIAEAALSYTGDILDVNETKYNLKYYTQLAKDLENAGAHMIAIKDMAGLLKPYAATELVAALKDTVNVPIHLHTHDTSSLQTATYLKAIEAGVDVVDVALSGLSGLTSQPNFNATVEMMKGQPRAHAFDMPKLNQFSNFWEDTRELYYPFESGLKAGTAEVFEHEIPGGQYSNLRPQATALGLADRFDEVKKMYAEVNKLFGNLIKVTPSSKVVGDMAIFMVTNNLTTEDVMERGEEISFPDSVISFFVGDLGQPVGGFPKKLQKIILKNRKPYTNRPNAHLEPIDFDLEYNAFKKKFQKGFTRAIEMEDFLSYTLYPKVFEQAHENYKTYGNLALVPTKNFFYGMTLREETLIELEPGKTVIIKLLSIGIPNEEGMRTIFFKVNGENRFVDVLDKSLNIKIEKNSKVDTADDNQIGAPLQGSLYKVLVKKGQEVQENDPLFIIEAMKMETTVVAFKSGKIKSVTLKEGQMVKQNDLIVTIA, encoded by the coding sequence ATGAAAATCAAAAAAATCCTTGTTGCTAATAGAGGTGAAATTGCTATTAGAGTCTTACGGGCTTGTACGGAGTTAAACATTGCTACAGTCGCCATTTACACATACGAAGACCGCTACTCCCAACACAGAAATAAAGCTGATGAGTCCTATCAAATTGGAGACGACAATCAACCTTTAAAACCATATTTAGATATGGATGGCATTATAGATTTGGCAAAATCTAAACAGGTCGATGCAATACATCCAGGTTACGGATTTTTATCAGAAAACTCAGAGTTTGCTAGACGATGTGCTAAAAAAGGCATTATTTTTATTGGACCAGATCCAGAAGTAATGGATGCTTTAGGCGATAAAATCACTGCTAAAAAAATAGCAGCACAATGTCAAGTACCTATTATCGAAAGTAACACAAAAGCACTCACCTCTTTAAAAGTGGCGATATCTCAAGCCGAAAGTATTGGGTATCCTTTAATGTTAAAAGCGGCTTCTGGTGGTGGTGGACGCGGCATGCGTATTATTAGATCTGCCGAGGATTTAGAAACCAACTTTGACTCGGCTCGTAATGAGTCATTAAACGCCTTTGGCGATGACACCATGTTTTTAGAAAAATATGTCGAAAACCCAAAACATATTGAAGTTCAAATTGTAGCCGACAGACATGGTAACATTCGCCATTTATTTGAAAGAGATTGCTCCGTACAACGTCGTCATCAAAAAGTAGTAGAAATTGCGCCCTCTTTTAATGTATCTACCAAAGTAAAAGAAGCCCTTTACAAATATGCAGTCGCAATAGCAACCAAAGTAAGCTATAACAATATTGGTACTGTAGAGTTTTTAGTAGATCAAGAAGACAATATTTACTTTATTGAGGTCAACCCAAGAATACAAGTAGAACATACGGTTACCGAAATGGTGACAGGTATAGACCTTGTAAAAACACAAATATTTATTGCTGGAGGTTATAAATTATCTAGTGAGCAAATTAAAATATATGGCCAAGAGACATTAGCAACCTACGGGTTTGCTTTACAATGCAGACTAACCACAGAAGACCCAGAAAACAACTTCACACCAGACTATGGTAATGTAACGACCTATAGAAGTGCCTCAGGAATGGGGATTCGTTTAGATGCTGGAAGTATTTACCAAGGGTATCAAGTCAGTCCGTTTTTTGACTCGATGTTAGTCAAAGTATCGTCTCATGGAAGAACATTAGATGGCGCCACACGTAAAATGGTACGTGCTTTAAAAGAATTTAGGATTAGAGGCGTTAAAACAAACATTCATTTTTTACAAAATGTTATTCAACATCCCACTTTTAAAAATGGGAAGGTCACGGTTAATTTTATTCAGAACACCCCTGCACTATTCAAAATAAAATTACCACAGGATCGAACCTCTAAGGTGGTTAAGTTTTTAGCAGAAGTTATCGTTAACGGAAATTCTGATGTCAAAAATATTGACGACAATAAAGTCTTCAGAACCCCTAAAGTACCAAAGTTTAGTTTAGCAGATCCCTATCCAAAAGGAACAAAAGATTTACTGACAGAGCTAGGGCCAGAACAATTTTGCGCCTGGTTAAAAGACGAGAAAAAGATTCATTTTACGGACACCACTATGCGTGATGCGCATCAATCGTTATTAGCGACAAGAATGCGAACGTTTGACATGCTTAAAGTTGCAGAAAGTTTTGCAAAAAACCATCCAAACACCTTTAGTATGGAAGTTTGGGGTGGTGCTACCTTTGATGTTTGCTTACGTTTCTTGCACGAAAGTCCTTGGACCCGTTTAAGAGAATTGCGTAAAGCAGTACCAAACATATTATTCCAAATGTTACTACGTGGTTCTAACGGTGTGGGATATAAGGCGTATCCAGATAATTTGATCGAGAAATTTGTTGAAAAATCGTGGGAGAATGGTGTTGATATTTTCAGAATATTCGATTCTTTAAACTGGGTAAAAGCAATGGAACCAAGTATTAGTTATGTGCGTAACAAAACAGGTGGAATTGCAGAAGCCGCCTTAAGTTATACAGGGGATATATTAGATGTAAACGAAACAAAATACAATCTAAAATATTATACACAGCTAGCTAAAGACTTAGAAAATGCTGGAGCACATATGATTGCTATAAAAGACATGGCAGGTTTATTAAAACCATACGCCGCAACAGAACTGGTGGCTGCATTAAAAGACACCGTAAATGTGCCTATACATTTACATACACACGATACCTCATCATTGCAAACTGCAACCTATTTAAAAGCTATTGAAGCTGGCGTTGATGTGGTTGATGTTGCATTAAGTGGTTTATCCGGATTAACGTCTCAACCAAACTTTAATGCCACTGTAGAGATGATGAAAGGCCAACCAAGAGCACACGCTTTTGATATGCCTAAACTAAATCAGTTTTCTAACTTTTGGGAAGACACTCGCGAATTGTATTATCCGTTTGAGTCAGGCTTAAAAGCAGGAACGGCTGAGGTTTTTGAACATGAAATCCCAGGTGGACAATACAGTAACTTACGTCCCCAAGCCACCGCTTTAGGATTAGCAGATCGTTTTGATGAGGTTAAAAAAATGTATGCCGAAGTCAATAAACTATTTGGGAATTTAATTAAAGTAACACCAAGCTCTAAAGTGGTCGGAGATATGGCTATTTTTATGGTAACCAATAACCTAACCACAGAAGATGTTATGGAACGTGGCGAGGAGATTTCGTTCCCTGACTCTGTAATAAGCTTCTTTGTTGGAGATTTAGGACAACCCGTAGGCGGTTTCCCTAAAAAGCTTCAAAAAATTATTCTTAAAAACCGCAAACCCTATACCAATAGGCCAAACGCACATCTAGAGCCAATAGATTTTGATCTAGAATACAACGCCTTCAAAAAGAAATTCCAAAAAGGCTTTACGCGTGCTATTGAGATGGAAGACTTTTTATCGTACACCTTATACCCTAAAGTATTTGAACAAGCACATGAAAACTATAAAACCTATGGTAATTTAGCTTTAGTGCCTACTAAAAACTTTTTTTACGGGATGACACTGCGTGAAGAAACGCTAATCGAGTTAGAACCAGGAAAAACAGTAATTATTAAGTTATTATCCATCGGAATCCCTAATGAAGAAGGGATGCGAACTATCTTTTTTAAGGTTAATGGAGAAAATCGATTTGTAGACGTATTAGACAAATCTTTAAACATTAAAATTGAAAAAAACAGCAAAGTAGATACCGCTGATGATAACCAAATCGGTGCCCCTTTACAAGGCTCCTTATATAAGGTTTTAGTTAAAAAAGGACAAGAAGTACAAGAAAACGATCCTTTATTTATAATTGAAGCTATGAAAATGGAGACGACTGTTGTTGCCTTTAAATCTGGAAAAATAAAATCAGTAACACTAAAAGAAGGTCAAATGGTAAAACAAAACGATTTGATTGTTACCATAGCGTAA